Proteins co-encoded in one Candidatus Ozemobacteraceae bacterium genomic window:
- a CDS encoding type II toxin-antitoxin system PemK/MazF family toxin encodes MTKCKRGDIALAQIVFTDGTATKKRPVLILSGKQFNDRREEVVVAAITSNTTRKITGDTRIREWKEAGLLYPSTLTGILFTIKKHLLEKKLGTLSPEDLERAERNFREILEL; translated from the coding sequence CTCTTGCCCAGATCGTTTTCACGGATGGGACCGCAACGAAGAAACGCCCCGTTCTCATTCTCAGCGGAAAGCAGTTCAACGACAGAAGAGAAGAAGTCGTCGTCGCCGCGATAACGAGCAATACGACGCGAAAAATCACCGGTGACACGAGGATCAGAGAGTGGAAGGAAGCCGGGCTTCTGTATCCGTCAACTCTGACGGGCATTCTTTTCACGATCAAAAAACATCTCCTCGAGAAAAAGCTGGGAACCCTCTCACCCGAGGATCTCGAACGAGCTGAACGGAATTTCAGGGAGATTCTCGAGTTGTAG